One window from the genome of Rhinolophus ferrumequinum isolate MPI-CBG mRhiFer1 chromosome 10, mRhiFer1_v1.p, whole genome shotgun sequence encodes:
- the ZNF641 gene encoding zinc finger protein 641 — protein MLSEQTTALGTGWESMNVQLDGAEPQVERGSQEEGPWRTAPGPLEHLCCDLEEEPQSLQEKAQSAPWVPAIPQEGSTGDWEMAAALLAAGSQGLVTIKDVSLCFSQEEWRSLDPSQTDFYGEYVMQENCGIVVSLRFPIPKLDMLSQLEGGEEQWVPDPQDLEERDILRVTYTGDGSEHEGDTPELEAEPPRMLSSVSEDTVLWNPEHEESWDSMPRSSRGMLLGPPFLQEDSFSNLLCSTEMDSLLRPHTCPQCGKQFVWGSHLARHQQTHTGERPYSCLKCEKSFGRRHHLIRHQKTHLHDKPSRCSECGKNFRCNSHLASHQRVHAEGKSCKGQEVGESPGARKRQRAPPVPKCHVCTECGKSFGRRHHLVRHWLTHTGEKPFQCPRCEKSFGRKHHLDRHLLTHQGQSPRSSWDRGTAVF, from the exons ATGCTTTCAGAACAGACAACAGCCCTGGGGACAGGATGGGAGTCGATGAATGTCCAGCTGGATGGAGCAGAGCCCCAGGTAGAAAGGGGCAGCCAAGAAGAGGGGCCGTGGAGAACAGCACCAGGGCCCCTGGAACACCTGTGCTGTGACCTGGAAGAGGAGCCACAGTCCCTTCAAGAGAAGG CTCAGTCAGCTCCCTGGGTTCCTGCTATTCCCCAGGAGGGGAGCACCGGAGACTGGGAGATGGCAGCTGCACTTCTTGCAGCCGGATCACAG GGCCTGGTAACCATCAAGGATGTGTCACTGTGCTTCTCTCAGGAGGAGTGGCGGAGCCTGGACCCTTCTCAGACAGACTTTTATGGAGAATATGTCATGCAGGAAAACTGTGGGATAGTGGTCTCTCTAA GGTTTCCAATCCCCAAACTGGACATGCTTTCTCAACTAGAAGGAGGGGAAGAGCAGTGGGTCCCTGACCCACAGGACTTAGAGGAGAGGGACATCCTGAGGGTCACATATACAG GAGATGGAAGTGAGCACGAGGGAGATACCCCTGAACTAGAAGCAGAACCTCCCAGAATGTTATCTAGTGTGTCCGAAGATACTGTTCTCTGGAACCCGGAGCACGAGGAGAGCTGGGATTCCATGCCCAGGAGCTCCCGAGGAATGCTCCTGGGCCCACCTTTTCTACAGGAAGATAGCTTCTCAAACCTTCTGTGTAGCACAGAGATGGATTCCCTATTAAGACCGCACACGTGCCCCCAGTGTGGGAAACAGTTTGTGTGGGGCTCCCACCTTGCAAGGCACCAGCAAACGCACACTGGAGAGAGGCCCTACAGCTGCCTTAAGTGTGAGAAGAGCTTTGGGAGAAGACATCACCTGATCCGGCACCAGAAAACCCACCTGCATGACAAGCCCAGCAGGTGCTCTGAGTGTGGCAAGAATTTCCGATGCAACTCCCACCTGGCCAGTCACCAGAGAGTGCACGCAGAAGGCAAATCCTGCAAGGGCCAAGAGGTCGGAGAGAGCCCTGGGGCTAGGAAACGGCAGCGTGCCCCACCCGTGCCAAAGTGCCACGTGTGCACTGAGTGTGGGAAGAGCTTTGGCCGACGGCACCACCTAGTGAGACACTGGCTgacccacactggggagaagccctTCCAGTGCCCTCGCTGTGAGAAGAGCTTCGGCCGGAAACATCACCTGGACAGGCACCTGCTGACTCACCAGGGACAGAGTCCCCGGAGCAGCTGGGACAGAGGGACAGCTGTCTTTTGA